From the Lysobacterales bacterium genome, one window contains:
- a CDS encoding pilus assembly protein, whose amino-acid sequence MNGQRSIRAHGQRGAVLVIVLILLLVMTWMGVASMRGTSMGERMSAGIYDRSISFQAAEAALREAEALIALKPVFPTSDCNAGLCAQRVDLAASDTMRWEDSTVAWREAVSNLDVDNSGTSIVADPEYLIEAMGIAPNWPGCDREIPINEKCMSPRYRVSARSAEADRARVVLQASVSGF is encoded by the coding sequence ATGAATGGCCAACGTTCGATTCGAGCACACGGCCAGCGCGGTGCAGTCCTGGTGATTGTGCTGATTCTGCTGCTGGTGATGACCTGGATGGGTGTGGCGAGCATGCGCGGCACCTCCATGGGCGAGCGCATGAGTGCCGGTATTTATGACCGCAGCATTTCGTTTCAGGCCGCCGAAGCTGCGCTCCGCGAGGCAGAGGCATTGATTGCTTTGAAGCCGGTGTTCCCGACCTCCGACTGCAACGCCGGTTTGTGCGCGCAGCGGGTCGATCTCGCCGCGTCGGACACGATGCGCTGGGAGGATTCGACTGTTGCCTGGCGCGAGGCGGTCTCCAATCTGGATGTCGACAACTCGGGCACCAGCATCGTCGCCGATCCCGAATATTTGATCGAAGCCATGGGCATTGCTCCGAATTGGCCTGGCTGCGATCGGGAAATTCCTATCAACGAGAAGTGCATGTCTCCTCGCTATCGCGTTTCCGCGCGTAGCGCCGAGGCGGATCGTGCCAGGGTCGTCCTGCAAGCCAGTGTCAGCGGATTCTAA
- the pilV gene encoding type IV pilus modification protein PilV — translation MCRRRVQSGSSLFEVMIAVLVLSTGMLGVAAMQSTSLRNSQSAFQRSQAVVLTYAISDAMRANVASARINAYNLTLPTTGCTVPSAGGSLASKDLNAWVASIQATMGGSACGGVVCALNVCQITVRWNDEAGTGGATSQSLRSRSRI, via the coding sequence ATGTGCAGACGGCGGGTCCAGTCAGGATCGAGCTTGTTCGAAGTGATGATCGCGGTTCTGGTGCTGTCCACCGGGATGCTTGGCGTTGCGGCGATGCAGTCCACGTCGCTGCGCAACAGCCAGAGTGCGTTCCAGCGGAGCCAAGCCGTCGTTCTCACCTATGCCATCTCCGATGCAATGCGCGCGAATGTGGCGTCTGCCCGCATCAATGCTTACAACCTGACGTTGCCAACAACCGGTTGCACTGTGCCATCGGCCGGCGGGTCGCTGGCGTCGAAAGATTTGAACGCATGGGTGGCGTCGATTCAGGCGACGATGGGCGGCAGTGCTTGCGGCGGTGTGGTTTGTGCATTGAACGTGTGTCAGATCACCGTGCGCTGGAACGACGAAGCAGGCACGGGCGGCGCAACCTCACAGTCGCTGCGTAGCCGGAGCCGCATATGA
- a CDS encoding GspH/FimT family pseudopilin, producing the protein MTVATSNVVASVRNRQRGVTLIELVFTVAIAAILMAIAVPSFQSVMNAGRVSNPANEMVATLQLARVEAFRRGERTVVCRSDNADTATPSCNAGAGAWRGWLAFVDTDGNGIVGATEVRLRATNVSAPTIVIPSTRISGGSSRIVFRPDGLAHEANGTLLVAQVRVCVPTTTPAENARDVVISGGARMSVVRRNAAGACAAPADS; encoded by the coding sequence ATGACGGTCGCGACATCCAATGTGGTTGCTTCAGTACGTAATCGACAACGCGGCGTGACGCTGATCGAATTGGTTTTTACGGTTGCGATCGCGGCGATTCTCATGGCGATAGCGGTCCCGAGCTTTCAGTCGGTGATGAATGCCGGCCGCGTGAGTAATCCGGCGAACGAGATGGTGGCTACCTTGCAGTTGGCACGAGTCGAGGCGTTTCGACGCGGCGAACGTACCGTCGTCTGTCGTAGCGACAATGCCGATACCGCTACTCCGTCCTGTAACGCCGGCGCTGGTGCGTGGCGTGGCTGGCTCGCTTTCGTGGATACCGACGGCAACGGCATCGTCGGTGCGACCGAGGTTCGGTTACGGGCGACCAATGTGAGTGCGCCGACGATCGTCATTCCGAGCACCAGAATTTCGGGTGGATCCAGTCGGATCGTGTTCCGTCCCGATGGGTTGGCGCATGAGGCCAATGGAACGCTGCTCGTTGCACAGGTTCGCGTCTGTGTGCCGACGACGACGCCAGCCGAGAACGCACGGGATGTCGTCATTTCAGGAGGCGCACGGATGTCCGTCGTGCGCCGCAACGCCGCGGGCGCTTGTGCCGCGCCGGCGGACTCATGA
- a CDS encoding cyclic nucleotide-binding domain-containing protein, translated as MVNISLFKNFVPLGALLPTDRAELAKYSRVGVYQPGQIIFSRGETAQTVPFLISGEVEVFDGGQGRVIRGDTPEARNALANGPRRVTTATCLKTAQVLLVDREHMDLILTWSQTGGLEVTEHGSRKSGGDDDSQDWMTALLQNQAFHRIPPGNIAQLFACMQSAKFNSGETIIQQGDRGDCYFILTEGRVQVVQQDADGFNETEVSQLGVGSGFGEEALLSGQPRNATVVAQTDIAVMRIACQDFERLLKAPLLSQMVIEEVTAEHQLIDVRLADEYARGHVPGAISLPLARLRELAVQLDAQRPCAVYCDSGRRSASATFLLCERGFDARLVAGGVPAELMTESR; from the coding sequence ATGGTCAACATCAGCCTCTTCAAGAACTTCGTACCCCTCGGCGCGCTGCTGCCGACTGATCGCGCGGAATTGGCGAAATATTCGCGGGTGGGTGTGTATCAGCCCGGGCAGATCATCTTCTCCCGCGGCGAGACCGCACAGACGGTACCGTTCCTGATCTCGGGTGAAGTGGAAGTGTTTGACGGCGGTCAGGGGCGCGTGATTCGTGGCGATACGCCTGAAGCCCGCAATGCGTTGGCCAACGGTCCGCGCCGAGTGACCACCGCGACTTGCCTGAAGACCGCCCAGGTCCTGCTGGTCGATCGCGAACACATGGACCTGATCCTGACCTGGTCGCAAACCGGCGGCCTGGAAGTGACCGAGCATGGGTCACGCAAGAGCGGTGGCGACGATGACTCTCAGGACTGGATGACCGCGCTGCTGCAAAACCAGGCGTTCCATCGCATTCCGCCCGGCAACATCGCGCAGTTGTTTGCGTGCATGCAGTCGGCGAAGTTCAACAGTGGCGAGACCATCATTCAGCAAGGGGATCGCGGCGACTGCTATTTCATCCTCACCGAGGGTCGGGTCCAGGTCGTGCAACAGGATGCCGATGGTTTCAACGAGACCGAGGTGTCGCAGCTCGGAGTGGGCAGTGGTTTCGGTGAGGAAGCCTTGCTGTCCGGGCAGCCGCGGAATGCCACCGTCGTGGCGCAGACCGATATCGCCGTCATGCGCATCGCATGCCAGGATTTCGAGCGCTTGCTCAAGGCACCCTTGTTGTCGCAGATGGTGATCGAGGAAGTGACAGCGGAGCATCAGTTGATCGATGTCCGCCTAGCCGATGAATATGCGCGCGGCCATGTGCCGGGTGCGATCAGCCTGCCGCTCGCGCGTTTGCGCGAATTGGCAGTGCAGCTTGACGCGCAGCGCCCCTGCGCGGTGTATTGCGACTCCGGCCGGCGTAGCGCTTCGGCCACCTTTCTTCTGTGCGAACGAGGTTTCGACGCACGGCTTGTTGCAGGCGGCGTGCCTGCGGAATTGATGACCGAATCGCGTTGA
- a CDS encoding LOG family protein, with the protein MNARISPMGGMDMLSRQEVSRLRDASHGGLHQLMRRCALAVLSSGSTADDPRALLDRYPDFDIQVHQQDRGIKLELINAPGEAFVEGEIIRGISELLFAVVRDIAYVASDIQSGRFNLEESNGITNAVFEILRNARILRPHLDPNLVVCWGGHSIMRDEYEYTKKVGYQLGLRGLDICTGCGPGAMKGPMKGATIGHAKQRRRTNRYIGITEPGIIAAESPNPIVNHLVIMPDIEKRLEAFVRIAHAIVIFPGGVGTAEEILYLLGILAHPENATIPLPMILTGPKESVAYFEQIDAFLKLSMGPDIADMYRIIVDDPSEVAAVVNAGVDKVRRNRIAEKDAFFFNWSLKIDDALQQPFQPTHENMAALKLHRGQETHVLAAELRRAFSGIVAGNVKEEGILAIEQHGPFEIHGEPEIMAALDHLLAAFVQQHRMKLPGGAVYQPCYRVVA; encoded by the coding sequence TTGAATGCCCGCATTTCGCCGATGGGCGGCATGGACATGCTGTCGCGCCAGGAAGTCAGCCGGTTGCGTGATGCCAGCCATGGCGGTCTGCACCAGTTGATGCGCCGCTGTGCGCTCGCCGTATTGTCCAGTGGCTCGACCGCAGACGATCCGCGTGCGCTGCTTGACCGTTATCCCGACTTTGATATCCAGGTGCACCAGCAGGATCGTGGCATCAAGTTGGAGTTGATCAACGCGCCGGGAGAAGCCTTTGTCGAGGGCGAAATCATCCGTGGCATCAGCGAATTGCTGTTCGCCGTGGTGCGCGACATCGCTTACGTCGCCAGCGACATTCAGTCCGGACGGTTCAATCTCGAAGAGTCGAACGGCATCACCAATGCCGTATTCGAAATCCTGCGTAATGCACGCATTTTGCGCCCACATCTCGACCCGAACTTGGTCGTCTGCTGGGGCGGGCATTCGATCATGCGCGACGAATACGAATACACCAAGAAAGTGGGCTACCAGCTCGGTCTGCGTGGGCTCGATATCTGCACCGGTTGTGGGCCGGGCGCGATGAAGGGGCCGATGAAGGGCGCGACAATTGGTCACGCCAAGCAACGTCGCCGCACCAATCGCTACATCGGGATCACCGAGCCGGGCATCATCGCCGCCGAGTCGCCGAATCCGATCGTCAACCATCTGGTCATCATGCCGGACATCGAGAAACGCCTCGAAGCCTTCGTGCGCATCGCTCATGCCATCGTGATCTTCCCGGGTGGCGTCGGTACCGCCGAGGAAATCCTCTATCTGCTCGGCATCCTCGCACATCCGGAAAACGCCACCATTCCCCTGCCGATGATCCTGACCGGGCCGAAGGAATCAGTGGCCTATTTCGAGCAGATCGATGCGTTCCTGAAGCTATCGATGGGGCCGGACATCGCCGATATGTACCGCATCATCGTCGATGATCCGAGCGAAGTCGCAGCCGTCGTCAACGCCGGCGTCGACAAGGTGCGACGCAACCGTATCGCCGAAAAGGACGCCTTCTTCTTCAACTGGTCGCTGAAGATCGACGATGCGCTGCAGCAGCCGTTTCAGCCGACCCACGAAAACATGGCGGCACTCAAGTTGCATCGTGGCCAGGAGACGCACGTACTCGCCGCAGAGTTGCGCCGCGCGTTTTCTGGCATCGTCGCTGGCAACGTCAAAGAAGAAGGCATCCTTGCGATTGAGCAGCACGGTCCGTTCGAAATCCACGGTGAACCCGAGATCATGGCCGCGCTCGATCACTTGCTCGCCGCCTTCGTCCAGCAACACCGCATGAAGTTGCCGGGCGGTGCGGTGTACCAGCCATGTTATCGCGTGGTCGCCTGA
- a CDS encoding pilus assembly protein PilW yields MISIVLGLLIAGAAVSMFLSFSRTYTASESLSRIQENARISFELMSRDMREAGSIPCSRYLPVVNVLNGADGSWWNTWGSGLVGYDNGTFPGSLAGTDAVQVISGASSTAFVSNHAPVSATFTVAPASHGFVANDVLMVCDYRQASIFQMTGGSGNSVVHNNSGTPGNCSKGLGFKKPRDCSATGAAYTYPDNSVMVRLQATRWYVAANGRGSNSLFRVALRGSTVGAAEEVVEGVSDMQLTFLLPGSSNYVVASSIPSARWRDVIAMRMDLGLSGIDRVGTDNSVITRRVVHTVTLRSRNA; encoded by the coding sequence ATGATTTCGATCGTGCTTGGCCTGCTGATCGCCGGTGCGGCAGTCAGCATGTTCTTGTCGTTCAGTCGCACCTACACCGCCTCGGAAAGTCTGTCGCGGATTCAGGAAAACGCGCGCATCTCGTTTGAACTCATGTCGCGCGACATGCGCGAGGCTGGCTCCATTCCTTGTTCGCGATACCTGCCGGTAGTGAATGTACTGAATGGTGCGGATGGTTCTTGGTGGAATACTTGGGGCAGCGGACTGGTGGGTTACGACAACGGCACTTTTCCTGGCTCGCTTGCGGGAACGGATGCGGTGCAGGTGATCTCCGGTGCGTCGTCGACTGCGTTCGTTTCGAATCACGCGCCCGTCTCAGCCACATTCACGGTGGCGCCGGCCAGCCACGGATTTGTCGCAAATGACGTCCTGATGGTCTGCGACTATCGTCAGGCATCGATCTTCCAGATGACCGGCGGCTCCGGCAACTCGGTGGTCCACAACAATTCGGGTACACCCGGAAACTGCAGCAAAGGACTGGGCTTCAAGAAGCCGAGGGATTGTTCGGCAACGGGTGCCGCATATACCTACCCGGACAATTCGGTGATGGTGCGGCTGCAGGCGACACGCTGGTATGTCGCCGCCAATGGTCGCGGCAGCAATTCATTGTTCCGGGTCGCGCTGCGAGGATCAACGGTTGGCGCGGCCGAGGAAGTCGTCGAGGGGGTCTCGGACATGCAGCTGACTTTTCTGCTTCCAGGATCGAGCAACTATGTCGTGGCGAGCTCCATTCCTTCGGCGCGCTGGCGCGACGTGATTGCGATGCGCATGGATCTTGGGCTGTCCGGTATTGATCGGGTGGGTACCGACAATTCGGTGATCACTCGCCGTGTCGTGCACACGGTAACCTTGAGGAGTCGCAACGCATGA
- a CDS encoding TonB-dependent receptor — MTKRNALSMAILLGLAAAMPVVAQNTSAGLTGRVVDESGAPVANATIEVVHAPTGARKTVATDANGRYTVVGLRVGGPYTVTASKDSLKDAESDVYLALAELTNVDAQLGGAADTTSLDAITVTADAMSMMFSADKMGAGTNVSGEQIAAFPSIERNLQDYARLDPRIVQTDKSRNEISVGGQNPRYNAIKVDGISTNDSFGLEGNNLPTPRQPFSMDTIEEIAVDVANYDVTISGGVGGVINAVTKSGTNEFHGSLYGLYRDNSWVAENADGSDFSGFTDETTYGLTVGGPIVKDKLFFFFNYEDYNQGAPGPTFGPVGSSASNIVNITQADIERVRAIAAGYGFDAGSSDVGGADTTGEEYGLKIDWNVNDAHRFNFRYGTSDQSVAVLPGFGGQNGNQIALGSYVYQRDFQLDTYTAQLFSDWTDSFSTEAKVSYRDYSAVRTPRGDLPAIQIRIGTGLLNLGTEENTHANILATETWNGYLAGNWFLGDHTVKFGADYENNDIYNLFGRRINGSYSFNSIDLFEQGISSRYQLFVPTGGNLDTMAAAWSIRNLGLFVQDSWAFSNNLTVNYGFRVDTPNVGEDPLFNAAASAAFHYDNSQTIDGNKTVAPRVGFNYTFDSERSTQLRGGFGLFQGAAASVWLSNPYSNNGSTYTDYFFSTGITHFDPDRGDQLGLFTPGTGGTQSIDFVDPDLGQPSAWKANLAIDHELPWWGAVAAAEVILLQVEEGIYYQHLNLGAPTRFGQDGRALYWNTAGYNPANWRQDGTALTGTASGRQNRNRSFNDAIIARPTNKGGSQQGTLSLSKPMSESDWSWMAAYTYTNADEVSALTSSTSGSQWGNANTFNPNEEVNATSSYEIRDRFSAAVSWKHAFFEDLDTTFSVFGESRSGRPFSFVFDNDANGDNRSSNDLLYIPNGPGDVVFGSAAEETAFWAYVESNDYLNSHRGQVAERNGARGKDVNQFDVRVSQELPGFFGDNKAEVWMDILNVGNLLNEDWGKVDEVAFPGSFGVVEYGGIDSATGRYVYRFNTPDVSRIYDDRGISRWSLQVGFRYEF, encoded by the coding sequence ATGACAAAGCGTAATGCGCTCTCCATGGCGATCCTGCTCGGTTTGGCTGCTGCCATGCCGGTCGTCGCACAGAACACTTCGGCCGGTCTGACTGGTCGCGTCGTCGATGAATCGGGCGCGCCTGTAGCGAACGCCACGATCGAAGTCGTGCATGCCCCGACGGGCGCACGCAAGACGGTCGCGACCGACGCCAATGGCCGCTATACCGTGGTCGGTCTGCGCGTCGGCGGTCCGTACACCGTCACCGCGTCGAAGGACAGCCTGAAAGACGCCGAATCGGACGTCTATCTGGCGCTGGCCGAGCTGACCAATGTCGATGCGCAGCTGGGTGGCGCGGCAGACACCACGTCGCTCGACGCGATCACGGTCACTGCCGATGCGATGTCAATGATGTTCAGCGCCGACAAGATGGGCGCGGGCACGAATGTTTCCGGCGAACAGATCGCGGCTTTCCCGTCGATCGAACGCAATCTGCAGGATTATGCGCGCCTCGATCCGCGCATCGTGCAGACCGACAAGTCGCGTAACGAAATTTCGGTCGGCGGTCAGAACCCGCGCTACAACGCGATCAAGGTCGACGGCATCAGCACCAACGACAGCTTCGGTCTCGAAGGCAACAACTTGCCGACGCCGCGCCAGCCGTTCTCGATGGACACCATCGAAGAAATCGCGGTTGACGTCGCCAACTACGACGTCACGATTTCGGGCGGCGTCGGTGGCGTGATCAATGCCGTGACGAAGTCCGGTACCAACGAATTCCACGGATCGCTGTACGGCCTCTACCGTGACAATTCATGGGTGGCCGAGAATGCCGATGGTTCGGATTTCTCCGGTTTCACCGATGAAACCACCTACGGCTTGACCGTGGGCGGCCCGATCGTGAAGGACAAGCTGTTCTTCTTCTTCAATTATGAAGACTACAACCAGGGTGCGCCCGGTCCGACGTTCGGCCCGGTCGGCTCCTCGGCCTCGAACATCGTCAACATCACGCAAGCCGACATCGAGCGTGTGCGTGCCATTGCCGCCGGCTACGGATTCGATGCCGGTTCTTCGGATGTCGGCGGCGCCGACACGACGGGCGAAGAGTATGGCCTGAAGATCGACTGGAACGTCAACGACGCCCATCGCTTCAACTTCCGTTACGGCACGTCGGACCAGAGTGTCGCCGTGCTTCCGGGTTTCGGTGGCCAGAACGGCAACCAGATTGCGCTCGGTTCGTACGTGTACCAGCGTGATTTCCAGCTCGATACCTATACGGCGCAGTTGTTCAGTGACTGGACCGACAGCTTCTCGACCGAAGCCAAGGTGTCGTATCGCGATTATTCGGCCGTGCGCACGCCCAGGGGCGATCTGCCGGCGATCCAGATTCGAATCGGCACCGGCCTCCTGAATTTGGGGACCGAAGAAAATACCCACGCCAACATTCTCGCGACCGAAACCTGGAACGGCTATCTTGCCGGCAACTGGTTCCTCGGCGACCACACCGTGAAGTTCGGTGCGGATTACGAGAACAACGACATCTACAACCTGTTTGGCCGCCGCATCAACGGCTCCTACTCGTTCAACAGCATCGACCTGTTCGAGCAGGGCATCTCCAGCCGCTACCAGTTGTTTGTCCCGACCGGCGGCAACCTCGATACGATGGCCGCTGCCTGGAGCATTCGCAATCTTGGCCTGTTCGTGCAGGATTCGTGGGCATTCAGCAACAACTTGACCGTGAACTACGGCTTCCGCGTCGACACGCCGAATGTGGGTGAAGACCCGCTGTTCAACGCCGCCGCGTCGGCTGCGTTCCACTACGACAACAGCCAGACCATCGACGGCAACAAGACCGTCGCACCGCGCGTCGGCTTCAACTACACCTTCGACAGCGAGCGCTCGACCCAGTTGCGCGGCGGTTTCGGCCTGTTCCAGGGTGCGGCTGCCAGCGTGTGGCTGTCCAACCCCTACTCGAACAACGGCAGCACCTACACCGACTACTTCTTCTCGACCGGCATTACCCATTTCGATCCCGATCGTGGCGATCAGTTGGGTCTGTTCACGCCGGGCACCGGTGGCACCCAGTCGATCGATTTCGTCGATCCGGACCTGGGCCAGCCCTCGGCCTGGAAGGCGAACTTGGCGATCGATCATGAACTGCCGTGGTGGGGCGCTGTCGCAGCCGCCGAAGTCATCCTGCTTCAGGTTGAAGAAGGCATCTACTATCAGCACCTGAATCTCGGTGCGCCGACGCGCTTTGGTCAGGATGGTCGTGCGTTGTACTGGAACACGGCGGGCTACAACCCGGCAAATTGGCGTCAAGACGGTACCGCGCTGACTGGCACTGCCTCGGGTCGCCAGAACCGCAACCGTTCGTTCAACGACGCGATCATCGCCCGACCGACCAACAAGGGCGGTTCGCAGCAGGGCACATTGTCGCTGAGCAAGCCGATGAGCGAGAGCGATTGGTCGTGGATGGCCGCCTACACCTACACGAATGCCGACGAAGTCAGTGCGCTGACCAGTTCGACGTCGGGTTCGCAGTGGGGCAACGCCAACACCTTCAATCCGAACGAGGAAGTCAACGCGACCTCGTCGTACGAGATCCGCGATCGCTTCAGCGCCGCAGTCAGCTGGAAGCATGCGTTCTTCGAAGATCTGGACACGACGTTCTCGGTGTTCGGCGAAAGCCGTTCGGGCCGACCGTTCAGCTTTGTGTTCGATAACGATGCCAATGGCGACAACCGCTCGTCCAACGACCTGCTGTACATCCCGAACGGTCCGGGCGATGTGGTGTTCGGTTCGGCTGCCGAAGAAACCGCGTTCTGGGCGTACGTGGAGTCGAACGATTACCTGAACTCGCATCGCGGTCAGGTGGCCGAACGCAATGGTGCGCGCGGCAAGGACGTCAATCAGTTTGACGTTCGCGTCTCCCAGGAACTGCCGGGCTTCTTCGGCGACAACAAGGCCGAAGTCTGGATGGACATCCTGAATGTCGGCAATTTGTTGAACGAAGATTGGGGCAAGGTCGACGAAGTCGCCTTCCCGGGTAGCTTCGGCGTGGTCGAGTACGGCGGTATCGATTCGGCAACGGGTCGCTACGTCTACCGCTTCAACACCCCGGACGTGAGCCGTATCTATGACGACCGCGGCATTTCGCGCTGGTCGCTCCAGGTCGGTTTCCGCTACGAGTTCTAA